The following proteins are encoded in a genomic region of Alnus glutinosa chromosome 8, dhAlnGlut1.1, whole genome shotgun sequence:
- the LOC133874554 gene encoding dynamin-related protein 5A-like isoform X2 has translation MATTNAFLSTPSKTPSDKSRKHPNPVSADSTARSSRFEAYNRLQAAAVAFGEKLPIPEIVALGGQSDGKSSLLEALLGFRFNVREVEMGTRRPLILQMVHDPTALEPRCRFQEEDSEEYGSPVVLASAIADIIKSRTEALLKKTKTAVSSKPIVMRAEYTHCPNLTIIDTPGFVLKAKKGEPENTPEEILTMVKSLASPPHRILLFLQQSSVEWCSSLWLDSIREIDPTFRRIVIVVSKFDNRLKEFSDRWEVDRYLSASGYLGENIHPFFVALPKDRNTISNDEFRRQISQVDSEVLRHLHEGVQGGFDEEKFKPYIGFGRLRDFLESELQKRYKEAAPATLALLEQRCSEVMADLARMDSKIQATSDIAHLRRSAMLYAASISNHVGALIDGAADPAPEQWGKSTMEEQSESGLGGWPGVIADIKPPNATLRLYGGAAFERVIHEFRCAAYSIECPPVSREKVANILLAHAGRGGGRGVTEAAAEIARAAAKSWLAPLLDTACDRLAFVLGNLYDLALERNHSRDAEYGMKSEKMDGYVGFHAALRHAYNRFIKDLAKQCKQLVRHHLDSVTSPYSQVCYENDFQGRLGSSATSFCKFNQASVGSFCLELTDGGPAACDEKMKDQENVPPEKNGQQTTPGKGAEARGALRESQMTVPETPSPDQPCDAVYPGAKKELGNGIDVGVRKRVSRLTGNSRNTDHIRVQDGGGLLFGDSGSRSGSPYSDICSSAANHFARIREVLVERSVASTLNSGFLTPWDRLVVALGLDLFAVNDERFMDMFVAPGAIDVLQNERQSLQKRQKILQSCLNEFKSVARAL, from the exons ATGGCGACCACCAACGCCTTTCTCAGCACGCCCTCCAAGACCCCCTCCGACAAGTCCCGCAAACACCCCAACCCCGTCTCCGCCGACTCCACGGCTCGCTCCTCTCGGTTCGAGGCCTACAACCGTCTCCAGGCGGCGGCGGTGGCCTTCGGGGAGAAGCTGCCGATCCCAGAGATTGTGGCCCTGGGTGGCCAATCCGACGGCAAGAGCTCTCTCCTCGAAGCCCTCCTTGGGTTCCGTTTCAACGTCCGCGAGGTCGAGATGGGCACCCGCCGCCCCCTCATTCTCCAGATGGTCCACGACCCCACCGCCCTCGAACCCCGGTGCCGCTTCCAG GAAGAGGATTCTGAAGAATATGGAAGTCCTGTTGTTTTGGCTTCTGCAATTGCAGATATCATAAAATCCCGAACTGAGGCACTTTTGAAGAAGACTAAAACTGCAGTTTCTTCTAAGCCAATCGTGATGCGAGCTGAATATACGCATTGTCCTAATCTCACCATTATAGATACACCAGGCTTTGTTCTTAAG GCAAAGAAAGGAGAACCAGAGAATACCCCCGAGGAAATTCTTACGATGGTGAAGTCATTGGCTAGTCCTCCCCATCGCATTCTGTTGTTCCTTCAACAGAGTAGTGTGGAGTGGTGCTCCTCACTGTGGTTAGATTCCATTCGCGAAATTGATCCAACATTCAGACGGATAGTAATCGTCGTCTCCAAATTTGATAATCGTCTCAAG GAGTTCAGTGACAGGTGGGAAGTGGACCGATATTTGAGTGCAAGCGGTTACTTGGGAGAAAACATACACCCATTTTTTGTGGCCCTCCCAAAGGACCGGAACACCATTTCAAATGATGAATTCCGCAGGCAAATATCTCAGGTGGACTCAGAAGTTCTACGTCATCTTCATGAGGGCGTCCAGGGTGGATTTGATGAGGAAAAGTTCAAGCCTTATATTGGGTTTGGCCGTCTAAGAGATTTTTTGGAGTCTGAGCTTCAGAAAAGATATAAAGAAGCTGCACCAGCAACTCTAGCTTTGCTTGAGCAGCGCTGCAGTGAAGTTATGGCTGATCTGGCCAGAATGGACTCTAAAATTCAGGCTACTTCTGATATTGCTCATCTTAGGAGATCTGCAATGTTGTATGCAGCTTCTATCAGCAATCATGTG GGAGCTTTGATTGATGGAGCAGCAGATCCTGCCCCAGAGCAATGGGGAAAATCAACAATGGAGGAGCAGTCAGAAAGTGGTCTGGGGGGTTGGCCTGGTGTTATTGCAGATATAAAGCCTCCCAATGCTACTCTTCGGCTTTATGGAGGAGCTGCTTTTGAAAGGGTGATACATGAATTTCGCTGTGCTGCTTATTCCATTGAATGCCCCCCAGTGTCAAGGGAGAAG GTGGCAAACATATTACTTGCCCATGCTGGCCGAGGTGGGGGTAGAGGAGTAACAGAAGCAGCTGCAGAAATTGCTCGTGCTGCTGCCAAATCATGGCTGGCTCCTCTTCTTGACACTGCTTGTGATCGGCTTGCTTTTGTTTTGGGGAATCTCTATGATCTTGCACTAGAAAGAAATCACAGTCGTGACGCAGAAT ATGGGATGAAATCAGAAAAAATGGATGGCTATGTTGGTTTTCATGCTGCTTTAAGGCATGCTTATAATCGCTTTATTAAGGACCTTGCCAAACAATGCAAGCAATTAGTTCGGCACCACCTTGATTCAGTTACAAGCCCATACTCACAGGTATGTTATGAGAATGATTTTCAAGGACGCCTTGGCTCAAGTGCAACCTCTTTTTGCAAGTTCAACCAGGCTTCAGTTGGTTCATTTTGTCTTGAGCTAACTGATGGGGGGCCAGCAGCCTGTGATGAAAAAATGAAGGATCAAGAGAACGTACCTCCGGAAAAGAATGGACAGCAAACCACTCCAGGAAAAGGTGCAGAAGCTCGAGGAGCTCTTCGAGAAAGCCAAATGACTGTGCCTGAGACACCATCACCTGATCAGCCATGTGATGCAGTATATCCTGGGGCCAAGAAAGAACTTGGAAATGGCATTGACGTTGGAGTGAGAAAACGGGTTTCAAGATTGACAGGCAATAGCAGAAATACTGATCACATAAGAGTTCAAGATGGTGGTGGTCTTTTATTTGGTGATAGCGGTTCAAGATCAGGCTCACCCTACTCAGATATCTGTTCATCAGCTGCAAATCATTTTGCACGGATTCGTGAAGTTCTTGTTGAGCGAAGTGTTGCTTCAACTTTGAATTCTGGATTCTTAACCCCCTG GGATAGGCTTGTGGTGGCACTTGGGTTGGATTTGTTTGCTGTGAACGATGAGAGATTCATGGACATGTTTGTTGCTCCAGGCGCCATTGATGTCCTACAGAACGAACGACAGTCTCTTCAGAAGCGTCAAAAGATACTTCAATCTTGCTTGAACGAGTTCAAGAGTGTTGCTCGTGCCCTTTGA
- the LOC133874554 gene encoding dynamin-related protein 5A-like isoform X1 has translation MATTNAFLSTPSKTPSDKSRKHPNPVSADSTARSSRFEAYNRLQAAAVAFGEKLPIPEIVALGGQSDGKSSLLEALLGFRFNVREVEMGTRRPLILQMVHDPTALEPRCRFQEEDSEEYGSPVVLASAIADIIKSRTEALLKKTKTAVSSKPIVMRAEYTHCPNLTIIDTPGFVLKAKKGEPENTPEEILTMVKSLASPPHRILLFLQQSSVEWCSSLWLDSIREIDPTFRRIVIVVSKFDNRLKEFSDRWEVDRYLSASGYLGENIHPFFVALPKDRNTISNDEFRRQISQVDSEVLRHLHEGVQGGFDEEKFKPYIGFGRLRDFLESELQKRYKEAAPATLALLEQRCSEVMADLARMDSKIQATSDIAHLRRSAMLYAASISNHVGALIDGAADPAPEQWGKSTMEEQSESGLGGWPGVIADIKPPNATLRLYGGAAFERVIHEFRCAAYSIECPPVSREKVANILLAHAGRGGGRGVTEAAAEIARAAAKSWLAPLLDTACDRLAFVLGNLYDLALERNHSRDAEYGMKSEKMDGYVGFHAALRHAYNRFIKDLAKQCKQLVRHHLDSVTSPYSQVCYENDFQGRLGSSATSFCKFNQASVGSFCLELTDGGPAACDEKMKDQENVPPEKNGQQTTPGKGAEARGALRESQMTVPETPSPDQPCDAVYPGAKKELGNGIDVGVRKRVSRLTGNSRNTDHIRVQDGGGLLFGDSGSRSGSPYSDICSSAANHFARIREVLVERSVASTLNSGFLTPCRDRLVVALGLDLFAVNDERFMDMFVAPGAIDVLQNERQSLQKRQKILQSCLNEFKSVARAL, from the exons ATGGCGACCACCAACGCCTTTCTCAGCACGCCCTCCAAGACCCCCTCCGACAAGTCCCGCAAACACCCCAACCCCGTCTCCGCCGACTCCACGGCTCGCTCCTCTCGGTTCGAGGCCTACAACCGTCTCCAGGCGGCGGCGGTGGCCTTCGGGGAGAAGCTGCCGATCCCAGAGATTGTGGCCCTGGGTGGCCAATCCGACGGCAAGAGCTCTCTCCTCGAAGCCCTCCTTGGGTTCCGTTTCAACGTCCGCGAGGTCGAGATGGGCACCCGCCGCCCCCTCATTCTCCAGATGGTCCACGACCCCACCGCCCTCGAACCCCGGTGCCGCTTCCAG GAAGAGGATTCTGAAGAATATGGAAGTCCTGTTGTTTTGGCTTCTGCAATTGCAGATATCATAAAATCCCGAACTGAGGCACTTTTGAAGAAGACTAAAACTGCAGTTTCTTCTAAGCCAATCGTGATGCGAGCTGAATATACGCATTGTCCTAATCTCACCATTATAGATACACCAGGCTTTGTTCTTAAG GCAAAGAAAGGAGAACCAGAGAATACCCCCGAGGAAATTCTTACGATGGTGAAGTCATTGGCTAGTCCTCCCCATCGCATTCTGTTGTTCCTTCAACAGAGTAGTGTGGAGTGGTGCTCCTCACTGTGGTTAGATTCCATTCGCGAAATTGATCCAACATTCAGACGGATAGTAATCGTCGTCTCCAAATTTGATAATCGTCTCAAG GAGTTCAGTGACAGGTGGGAAGTGGACCGATATTTGAGTGCAAGCGGTTACTTGGGAGAAAACATACACCCATTTTTTGTGGCCCTCCCAAAGGACCGGAACACCATTTCAAATGATGAATTCCGCAGGCAAATATCTCAGGTGGACTCAGAAGTTCTACGTCATCTTCATGAGGGCGTCCAGGGTGGATTTGATGAGGAAAAGTTCAAGCCTTATATTGGGTTTGGCCGTCTAAGAGATTTTTTGGAGTCTGAGCTTCAGAAAAGATATAAAGAAGCTGCACCAGCAACTCTAGCTTTGCTTGAGCAGCGCTGCAGTGAAGTTATGGCTGATCTGGCCAGAATGGACTCTAAAATTCAGGCTACTTCTGATATTGCTCATCTTAGGAGATCTGCAATGTTGTATGCAGCTTCTATCAGCAATCATGTG GGAGCTTTGATTGATGGAGCAGCAGATCCTGCCCCAGAGCAATGGGGAAAATCAACAATGGAGGAGCAGTCAGAAAGTGGTCTGGGGGGTTGGCCTGGTGTTATTGCAGATATAAAGCCTCCCAATGCTACTCTTCGGCTTTATGGAGGAGCTGCTTTTGAAAGGGTGATACATGAATTTCGCTGTGCTGCTTATTCCATTGAATGCCCCCCAGTGTCAAGGGAGAAG GTGGCAAACATATTACTTGCCCATGCTGGCCGAGGTGGGGGTAGAGGAGTAACAGAAGCAGCTGCAGAAATTGCTCGTGCTGCTGCCAAATCATGGCTGGCTCCTCTTCTTGACACTGCTTGTGATCGGCTTGCTTTTGTTTTGGGGAATCTCTATGATCTTGCACTAGAAAGAAATCACAGTCGTGACGCAGAAT ATGGGATGAAATCAGAAAAAATGGATGGCTATGTTGGTTTTCATGCTGCTTTAAGGCATGCTTATAATCGCTTTATTAAGGACCTTGCCAAACAATGCAAGCAATTAGTTCGGCACCACCTTGATTCAGTTACAAGCCCATACTCACAGGTATGTTATGAGAATGATTTTCAAGGACGCCTTGGCTCAAGTGCAACCTCTTTTTGCAAGTTCAACCAGGCTTCAGTTGGTTCATTTTGTCTTGAGCTAACTGATGGGGGGCCAGCAGCCTGTGATGAAAAAATGAAGGATCAAGAGAACGTACCTCCGGAAAAGAATGGACAGCAAACCACTCCAGGAAAAGGTGCAGAAGCTCGAGGAGCTCTTCGAGAAAGCCAAATGACTGTGCCTGAGACACCATCACCTGATCAGCCATGTGATGCAGTATATCCTGGGGCCAAGAAAGAACTTGGAAATGGCATTGACGTTGGAGTGAGAAAACGGGTTTCAAGATTGACAGGCAATAGCAGAAATACTGATCACATAAGAGTTCAAGATGGTGGTGGTCTTTTATTTGGTGATAGCGGTTCAAGATCAGGCTCACCCTACTCAGATATCTGTTCATCAGCTGCAAATCATTTTGCACGGATTCGTGAAGTTCTTGTTGAGCGAAGTGTTGCTTCAACTTTGAATTCTGGATTCTTAACCCCCTG CAGGGATAGGCTTGTGGTGGCACTTGGGTTGGATTTGTTTGCTGTGAACGATGAGAGATTCATGGACATGTTTGTTGCTCCAGGCGCCATTGATGTCCTACAGAACGAACGACAGTCTCTTCAGAAGCGTCAAAAGATACTTCAATCTTGCTTGAACGAGTTCAAGAGTGTTGCTCGTGCCCTTTGA
- the LOC133875984 gene encoding VQ motif-containing protein 4-like, with amino-acid sequence MESSSRPQERENPSPINSPTSNVTNSVGSSNSNGLQNPPKPIPRSADSNPYPTTFVQADTSTFKHVVQMLTGSSETAKQSSKPNQDPSLGPISSKNHSIPPMRTAPKKQQGFKLYERRNNLKNSLMINTLIPNFAQNNPGFSPRKVPEILSPSLLDFPSLALSPVTPLNGEDPFDKSSSPSLGSSSEEEKAIAEKKFFFHPSPRTTTPRDSEPQLLPLFPVTSPRVSGSS; translated from the coding sequence ATGGAAAGTAGCTCAAGACCCCAAGAAAGAGAGAACCCATCTCCCATCAACTCGCCGACCAGCAATGTCACCAACAGTGTGGGCAGCAGCAACAGCAATGGCCTCCAAAATCCACCCAAGCCAATCCCCAGATCTGCCGACTCCAACCCCTACCCGACAACCTTTGTCCAAGCGGACACCTCCACCTTCAAGCACGTCGTCCAAATGCTCACGGGCTCATCGGAGACGGCCAAGCAATCGTCAAAACCCAACCAGGATCCGTCGCTGGGGCCAATATCGTCCAAGAACCATAGCATACCGCCGATGAGGACTGCACCCAAGAAGCAACAAGGGTTCAAGCTCTACGAGCGGAGGAACAACCTCAAGAACAGCCTCATGATCAACACGTTGATTCCCAACTTCGCTCAGAACAATCCCGGGTTCTCGCCGCGCAAGGTTCCGGAGATCCTCTCGCCGAGCCTGCTCGACTTTCCTTCGCTCGCTCTCAGCCCTGTCACCCCATTGAACGGAGAAGACCCATTTGACAAGTCCTCCTCGCCGTCGCTTGGGAGCTCTTCCGAGGAAGAGAAAGCCATCGCCGAGAAAAAGTTTTTCTTTCATCCGTCCCCGCGAACCACCACTCCCAGAGACTCCGAGCCGCAGCTTTTGCCTTTGTTTCCTGTGACATCGCCAAGAGTTTCAGGGTCCTCTTAA